A genome region from Primulina eburnea isolate SZY01 chromosome 9, ASM2296580v1, whole genome shotgun sequence includes the following:
- the LOC140840765 gene encoding uncharacterized protein, translated as MQPATFSDMKCDILDLKGDNYKIWKERILLQLGWMDIDYAIRKDEPSAITESSIPDDVDLYEKWERSNRLCVMFIKTKISAGMRGSVDQHNNVKELLKAIDEQFQSSDKTLASTLIMEFSSLRLTSVRGVREHIKKMRDIAARLKTLEVEMFETFLIHYILCTLPQQYGPFKFSYNTNRDKWSINELMTMCVQEEGRLLMETSDNVLMTTQGKYKKQAKVKRKGKGIIPPQPDIKK; from the coding sequence ATGCAACCTGCAActttttctgatatgaaatgTGACATTCTCGATCTAAAGGgcgataattataaaatttggaaagaaagaattcttCTTCAATTGGGGTGGATGGATATTGATTATGCTATACGGAAAGACGAACCATCTGCTATTACTGAAAGCAGCATTCCGGATGATGTTGATCTTTATGAAAAATGGGAGCGATCTAATCGACTCTGCGTAATGTTCATAAAGACCAAAATCTCTGCTGGTATGCGTGGTTCTGTCGACCAGCATAACAATGTCAAAGAATTACTGAAGGCTATTGATGAACAATTTCAGTCTTCAGATAAGACACTTGCAAGCACCCTAATTATGGAATTCTCTTCATTAAGGCTCACCAGTGTGAGAGGTGTGCGAGAGCACATCAAGAAAATGAGGGATATAGCGGCTCGGCTCAAGACACTTGAAGTGGAAATGTTTGAGACTTTTCTTATACACTACATTTTATGCACTCTTCCACAGCAATATGGACCCTTCAAATTTTCTTACAACACAAATAGGGATAAATGGTCAATTAATGAATTAATGACCATGTGTGTTCAAGAGGAAGGAAGGTTGTTGATGGAAACGAGTGATAATGTATTAATGACTACACAAGGAAAGTATAAGAAACAAGCCAAAGTCAAGAGAAAAGGGAAAGGAATAATTCCACCTCAACCTGACATTAAAAAATAA